A section of the Cryobacterium soli genome encodes:
- the recQ gene encoding DNA helicase RecQ, giving the protein MSWNAEIPWDPDEFEPPDDFDAPPPPDPYGQGGSALPAARQGASAPAGAGPVDFGDYAPPAGGATLLAPPPPKRATAKFASAAEALHTVFGYDSFRGEQAQIIDQLINGGDAVVLMPTGGGKSLCYQIPSLVREGTGIVISPLIALMQDQVDALTLVGVRAAFLNSSQDSAARSQVERDYLAGNLDLLYVAPERLSNEATKRFLDRGTIALFAIDEAHCVSQWGHDFRPDYLALSELADRWPDVPRIALTATATDATHKELTERLQMGEAQHFVASFDRPNIQYRIVGKNEPRKQLLSFIKAEHPTDAGIVYALSRKTVEQTAEFLRANGLNAYPYHAGLDQGLRARTQSRFLREEGVIIVATIAFGMGIDKPDVRFVAHIDLPKSVEGYYQETGRAGRDGLPSTGWLAYGLQDVVQQRRMIDESPGDLAHRRKMSAHLDAMLALCETVHCRRVNLLRYFGQASEPCGNCDTCLTPPEAWDGTVPAQKLLSTIVRLLRERNQRFGAGQLIDILRGKTTPRTTQHSHDQLATWGIGADLTDQQWRGVVRQLLAQGLIATSGEYGTLILTEAAAEVLAGTRAVQLRSEPDRPLKRTPAARAATAKAGLAELSPEQETLFQALRAWRSTTSREQGVPAYVVFGDATLIAVAAAKPRTLADLDGITGVGAKKLDSYGEALLEVVAANA; this is encoded by the coding sequence GTGAGTTGGAACGCCGAGATACCGTGGGATCCTGACGAGTTCGAGCCACCGGACGACTTCGATGCCCCACCGCCCCCAGACCCCTACGGTCAGGGCGGTTCCGCTCTGCCCGCCGCCCGGCAGGGTGCATCCGCCCCAGCCGGCGCCGGCCCTGTCGACTTCGGCGACTACGCCCCGCCCGCCGGCGGCGCCACGCTGCTCGCGCCGCCGCCGCCGAAGCGCGCCACCGCCAAGTTCGCCTCCGCCGCCGAAGCCCTGCACACGGTCTTCGGTTACGACTCCTTCCGCGGCGAGCAGGCCCAGATCATCGACCAGCTCATCAATGGTGGCGACGCCGTGGTGCTCATGCCCACCGGTGGCGGTAAGAGCCTCTGCTACCAGATCCCGTCGCTCGTGCGCGAGGGCACCGGCATCGTCATCTCCCCGCTGATCGCTCTCATGCAAGACCAGGTGGATGCGCTCACCCTCGTCGGTGTCCGCGCCGCTTTCCTCAACTCCAGCCAGGACTCCGCCGCCCGCAGCCAGGTCGAACGCGACTACCTCGCCGGCAACCTCGACCTGCTCTACGTCGCCCCGGAGCGGCTCAGCAACGAGGCCACCAAGCGGTTCCTCGACCGCGGAACCATCGCCCTGTTCGCCATCGACGAGGCGCACTGTGTGTCCCAGTGGGGCCACGACTTCCGCCCCGACTACCTCGCGCTGTCCGAGCTGGCCGACCGGTGGCCCGACGTGCCGCGCATCGCGCTCACCGCCACGGCCACCGACGCCACCCACAAGGAGCTCACCGAGCGCCTGCAGATGGGCGAGGCGCAGCACTTCGTCGCCAGTTTCGACCGGCCCAACATCCAGTACCGCATCGTGGGCAAGAACGAGCCCCGCAAGCAGCTGCTCAGCTTTATCAAGGCCGAGCACCCCACCGACGCCGGCATCGTCTACGCGCTCAGCCGAAAAACCGTCGAACAGACCGCGGAGTTCCTCCGCGCCAACGGCCTCAACGCCTATCCGTACCACGCGGGCCTCGACCAGGGACTGCGTGCCCGCACCCAGTCCAGGTTCCTCCGCGAAGAGGGCGTCATCATCGTCGCCACCATCGCGTTCGGCATGGGCATCGACAAGCCGGATGTGCGCTTCGTCGCCCACATCGACCTGCCCAAGTCCGTCGAGGGCTACTACCAGGAGACCGGCCGGGCCGGACGTGACGGCCTGCCGTCCACCGGCTGGCTCGCCTACGGCCTGCAGGATGTCGTGCAGCAGCGCCGTATGATCGACGAGTCGCCCGGCGACCTGGCGCATAGGCGCAAGATGAGCGCCCACTTGGATGCCATGCTGGCCCTCTGCGAGACCGTGCACTGCCGCCGGGTCAACCTGCTGCGCTATTTCGGCCAGGCCAGCGAGCCCTGCGGCAACTGCGACACCTGCCTCACCCCGCCAGAGGCGTGGGACGGCACCGTGCCCGCCCAGAAACTGCTCTCCACGATCGTGCGCCTGCTCCGGGAGCGCAACCAGCGTTTCGGCGCCGGCCAGCTCATCGACATCCTGCGCGGCAAGACCACACCGCGCACCACCCAGCACAGCCACGATCAGCTGGCCACCTGGGGGATCGGCGCCGACCTCACCGACCAGCAGTGGCGCGGCGTCGTGCGACAGTTGCTCGCCCAGGGTCTCATCGCCACCTCCGGCGAGTACGGCACCCTGATTCTCACCGAGGCCGCCGCCGAGGTACTGGCCGGCACCCGCGCCGTGCAGCTGCGCAGCGAACCCGACCGGCCGCTCAAGCGCACCCCCGCCGCCCGCGCTGCCACCGCGAAGGCCGGGCTCGCCGAGCTCAGCCCGGAGCAGGAAACCCTGTTCCAGGCCCTGCGCGCCTGGCGCAGCACCACCTCGCGCGAGCAGGGCGTGCCCGCCTACGTCGTCTTCGGCGACGCCACCCTGATCGCCGTCGCCGCGGCGAAGCCGCGCACCCTGGCCGACCTCGACGGCATCACCGGCGTCGGCGCCAAGAAGCTCGACTCCTACGGCGAGGCTCTGCTCGAAGTCGTCGCCGCCAACGCCTGA
- a CDS encoding acyl-CoA dehydrogenase has translation MVDTAQRPTPSRPDAVDTDTGPVRVAGDPDAPRIDLPALQHTLLGTWADVRLKARELTARPDLQRIEGQSMADHRLRVLDQLKILADNGHVHRAFPVSLGGSDDHGGNIAGFEELVTADPSLQIKAGVQWGLFGAAVLHLGTTVHHEKWLPGIMSLAVPGVFAMTETGHGSDVAAIGTTATYDVEAGDFVLHTPFRAAWKDYLGNAANDGIAAVVFAQLISQGVNHGVHAFYVPLRDETGTFLPGIGGEDDGLKGGLNGIDNGRLHFDAVRVPRENLLNRYGDVAADGGYTSPIGSPGRRFFTMLGTLVQGRVSLDGAATQASALALTIAIRYGSERRQFTAGSDTDEEVILDYQRHQRRLIPRLATAYAQTFAHDEFLVKFDQVFSGAADTDVDRQDLETLAAALKPLSTWNALDTLQEAREACGGAGFLAENRLVGLRADLDVYATFEGDNNVLLQLVAKRLLTDYNRKFAGADAGALARYVVQQTAGRAYHGSGLRRLGQSVADLGSTARSVGQLRETVTQRALLTDRVETMIAGIAQSLRNASKLPKKEAADLFNSHQNELIEAARAHAELLQWEAFTRAVESTTHAGTRQVLTWLRDLFGLRLIEEHAAWYLINGRLSGKRAQAVTAYIDRIIARLRPHALDLVNAFGYAPEHLRAAIATGAERERQVEARQYYRDQRAAGTVPVPEKPARRS, from the coding sequence ATGGTTGACACTGCCCAGCGCCCCACCCCCTCCCGGCCCGACGCGGTCGACACCGACACCGGGCCCGTGCGGGTCGCTGGGGACCCGGATGCCCCGCGCATCGACCTGCCCGCGCTGCAGCACACCCTGCTCGGCACCTGGGCCGACGTGCGTCTGAAAGCCCGCGAACTCACCGCCCGCCCCGACCTGCAGCGCATCGAAGGTCAGTCCATGGCCGACCACCGCCTCCGGGTGCTCGACCAGCTCAAGATCCTGGCCGACAACGGGCACGTGCACCGCGCGTTCCCCGTCTCCCTCGGCGGCTCCGACGACCACGGTGGCAACATCGCCGGTTTCGAGGAACTCGTCACCGCCGACCCGAGCCTGCAGATCAAGGCGGGTGTGCAGTGGGGCCTGTTCGGCGCCGCCGTGCTGCACCTGGGCACCACCGTGCACCACGAGAAGTGGCTGCCCGGCATCATGAGCCTGGCCGTGCCCGGTGTCTTCGCCATGACCGAGACCGGCCATGGGTCGGATGTCGCGGCCATCGGCACCACCGCGACCTACGACGTCGAGGCGGGCGACTTCGTGCTGCACACCCCGTTCCGCGCGGCCTGGAAGGACTACCTCGGCAACGCCGCCAACGACGGCATCGCCGCCGTAGTCTTCGCCCAGCTGATCAGCCAGGGCGTCAACCACGGGGTGCACGCGTTCTATGTGCCGCTTCGTGATGAGACGGGCACCTTCCTGCCCGGCATCGGCGGGGAGGACGACGGCCTCAAGGGCGGCCTGAATGGCATCGACAATGGCCGGCTGCACTTCGACGCGGTCCGGGTGCCCCGGGAGAACCTGCTCAACAGGTACGGCGACGTCGCCGCCGACGGCGGCTACACCAGCCCGATCGGCAGCCCCGGCCGGCGCTTCTTCACCATGCTCGGCACTCTCGTGCAGGGCCGGGTGTCCCTCGACGGCGCCGCCACGCAAGCCTCGGCGCTCGCGCTCACGATCGCCATCCGCTACGGCAGCGAACGCCGCCAGTTCACCGCCGGCAGCGACACGGACGAGGAGGTCATCCTCGATTACCAGCGGCACCAGCGCCGTCTCATCCCGCGCCTGGCCACCGCCTACGCCCAGACGTTCGCGCACGACGAGTTCCTGGTGAAGTTCGACCAGGTCTTCAGCGGCGCGGCAGACACTGATGTCGACAGGCAAGATCTGGAGACCCTGGCGGCTGCGCTCAAGCCGCTGTCCACCTGGAATGCACTGGACACGCTGCAGGAGGCCCGTGAGGCCTGTGGTGGTGCAGGCTTCCTGGCCGAGAACCGACTGGTGGGCCTCCGCGCCGACCTTGACGTCTACGCCACCTTCGAGGGCGACAACAACGTGCTGCTGCAGCTCGTGGCCAAGCGTCTGCTCACCGACTACAACCGCAAGTTCGCCGGTGCGGATGCCGGTGCTCTCGCCCGGTACGTCGTGCAGCAGACCGCCGGCCGGGCGTACCACGGCTCTGGTCTGCGGCGGCTGGGCCAGTCGGTTGCCGACCTCGGTTCAACGGCCCGCAGCGTCGGGCAGTTGCGCGAGACAGTCACCCAGCGAGCCCTCCTCACCGATCGGGTGGAGACCATGATCGCCGGGATCGCCCAGTCGCTGCGGAACGCCAGCAAATTGCCCAAGAAGGAGGCGGCGGACCTCTTCAACAGCCACCAGAACGAATTGATCGAGGCCGCCCGCGCGCACGCCGAGCTGCTGCAGTGGGAGGCGTTCACCCGGGCGGTCGAGTCGACCACCCACGCGGGCACCCGGCAGGTGCTCACCTGGCTGCGCGACCTCTTCGGCCTCCGCCTCATCGAGGAGCACGCGGCCTGGTACCTCATCAACGGACGCCTCTCCGGCAAGCGCGCCCAAGCCGTGACCGCCTACATCGACCGCATCATCGCCCGGCTGCGGCCGCACGCGCTCGACCTCGTCAACGCCTTCGGCTACGCCCCCGAACACCTGCGGGCGGCTATCGCCACCGGGGCCGAGCGTGAACGTCAGGTCGAGGCCAGGCAGTATTACCGCGATCAGCGTGCTGCCGGCACCGTCCCCGTCCCCGAGAAGCCGGCCCGCCGCTCCTGA
- a CDS encoding ABC transporter ATP-binding protein translates to MIQAQSLTKRYGSKTAVDSVDFTVQPGRVTGFLGPNGAGKSTTMRMIVGLDRPSHGSVTVNGKQYREHKAPLREVGVLLDAKAIHTGRSAYNHLLAMAATHSIPASRVKEVIELTGLESVARKRVGGFSLGMGQRLGIAAALLGDPATLILDEPVNGLDPEGVQWVRQLVRHLAGEGRTILLSSHLMSEMAVTADHLIVLGRGRVIADAPVAELIGAANRNTVRVRTPYAPELAALFQSPDVTVTQSEADLLEISGVTAAEIGNQAARAGIALHELTPISASLEEAYMALTQNDVEYRTGGSAGDPAAEHRAADLQESVR, encoded by the coding sequence ATGATCCAGGCACAGTCCCTGACCAAACGCTACGGAAGTAAGACCGCCGTCGACTCCGTGGACTTCACGGTGCAGCCCGGCCGGGTGACGGGATTCCTCGGCCCGAACGGCGCAGGCAAGTCCACCACCATGCGCATGATCGTGGGCCTGGACCGGCCCAGCCACGGCTCGGTGACCGTGAACGGCAAGCAGTACCGCGAGCACAAGGCACCGCTCCGCGAGGTCGGCGTGCTCCTCGACGCCAAGGCAATCCACACCGGCCGCAGCGCCTACAACCACCTGCTCGCCATGGCCGCCACCCACTCCATCCCGGCCAGCCGGGTGAAGGAGGTCATCGAACTCACCGGGCTCGAATCCGTCGCCCGCAAGCGCGTCGGCGGTTTCTCCCTCGGCATGGGGCAGCGCCTCGGCATCGCCGCGGCCCTGCTCGGCGACCCCGCCACGCTGATCCTCGACGAACCGGTCAACGGGCTCGACCCGGAGGGCGTGCAGTGGGTGCGGCAGCTGGTGCGCCACCTCGCCGGCGAGGGCCGCACCATCCTGCTCTCGTCGCACCTGATGAGCGAGATGGCCGTCACCGCCGACCACCTCATCGTGCTCGGTCGCGGCCGGGTGATCGCGGATGCCCCCGTCGCCGAACTGATCGGCGCGGCCAACCGCAACACGGTGCGGGTCCGCACCCCGTACGCACCCGAACTCGCCGCCCTGTTCCAGAGCCCGGACGTCACCGTGACCCAGTCCGAGGCCGACCTGCTGGAGATCTCCGGAGTGACCGCGGCCGAGATCGGCAACCAGGCCGCCCGCGCCGGCATCGCGCTGCACGAGCTCACCCCCATCAGCGCGTCTCTCGAAGAGGCCTACATGGCCCTTACCCAGAACGACGTCGAATACCGCACCGGCGGTTCCGCCGGCGACCCCGCCGCAGAGCACCGCGCGGCCGACCTCCAGGAGAGTGTCCGATGA
- a CDS encoding ABC transporter permease subunit translates to MTTTVAPTAPSAAPAFVASGSGLSFAGLLRSEWIKLRTVRSTIWSYATVIVISLGLALLMSSTLTLQGVQVAESEQANWMIQVSTFGIIFGQLVVAVLGVLSISGEYSTGMVRSSLTAVPRRLPVLAAKAVVLFVCTYIVGLVSVVGSYLVAAPIMADKGISASLADPDLFLPLMSAALYLSLVAVFSLGLGTILRSSAGGIAAALGVILLLPTVLQLIPADWVADMMPYILSNAGTDSFAMTGTMEPWQNILIVLGWVAVSLAGAGALLKRRDA, encoded by the coding sequence ATGACCACGACAGTGGCTCCCACTGCACCATCCGCCGCCCCCGCCTTCGTGGCCTCCGGATCCGGCCTCAGCTTCGCCGGCCTGTTGCGCTCCGAGTGGATCAAGCTCCGCACCGTGCGCTCCACCATCTGGTCCTACGCCACGGTCATCGTGATCTCCCTCGGCCTGGCGCTGCTGATGTCGAGCACCCTCACCCTCCAGGGCGTGCAGGTCGCCGAGTCCGAACAGGCGAACTGGATGATCCAGGTCTCCACATTCGGGATCATCTTCGGCCAGCTCGTCGTCGCCGTGCTCGGTGTGCTCTCGATCAGCGGGGAATACAGCACGGGAATGGTGCGCTCGAGCCTCACCGCGGTTCCCCGCCGACTGCCCGTGCTGGCCGCCAAGGCCGTCGTGCTGTTCGTCTGCACCTACATCGTGGGGCTCGTGAGCGTCGTCGGCTCGTATCTGGTTGCCGCGCCCATCATGGCCGACAAGGGCATCTCGGCCAGTCTCGCCGATCCCGACCTGTTCCTTCCCCTAATGAGCGCGGCACTGTATCTGTCGCTGGTGGCCGTCTTCAGTCTCGGCCTGGGCACGATCCTGCGCAGCAGCGCGGGCGGCATCGCCGCGGCGCTCGGTGTCATCCTGCTGCTGCCGACGGTGTTGCAGCTCATTCCGGCGGACTGGGTGGCGGACATGATGCCCTACATCCTCTCCAACGCGGGTACGGACAGCTTCGCCATGACCGGCACGATGGAGCCGTGGCAGAACATCCTCATCGTGCTCGGCTGGGTGGCCGTCTCGCTCGCCGGGGCAGGGGCACTGCTCAAGCGTCGAGACGCCTGA
- the pip gene encoding prolyl aminopeptidase, with the protein MREFYPEIEPYDTGMLDVGDGHTLYYEVSGNPDGKPAVYLHGGPGGASSPTQRRVFDPEKYRIVLFDQRGCGRSTPHASEPDADLTHNTTWHLVADIERLREHLGIDTWLVCGGSWGSSLALAYAETHPEKVTELVLRGIFTLRPIELDWFYEGGAAAIYPDLWEGFIAPVPVAERGRLIEAYSRLLHDPDQSVRERAGVAWSTWESSTITLLQHPETIERFTEPAFAVAFARIENHYFMNKGWFEPEQLIRDAGKLKDIPGVIVQGRYDMCTPAFTAWALHQAWPEADFQMIPDAGHSFEEPGIRAALLDATDRFAG; encoded by the coding sequence ATGAGAGAGTTCTACCCCGAGATCGAACCGTACGACACCGGCATGCTCGACGTCGGCGACGGCCACACCCTCTACTACGAGGTCTCCGGCAATCCGGACGGCAAGCCGGCGGTCTACCTGCACGGCGGCCCGGGCGGGGCCTCCAGCCCCACCCAGCGCCGCGTGTTCGACCCGGAGAAGTACCGCATCGTGCTCTTCGACCAGCGTGGCTGCGGGCGAAGCACCCCGCACGCCAGCGAACCGGATGCCGACCTCACGCACAACACCACCTGGCACCTGGTCGCCGACATCGAGCGCCTGCGTGAGCACCTCGGCATCGACACCTGGCTCGTCTGCGGCGGCTCCTGGGGCAGTTCGCTCGCCCTGGCCTACGCGGAGACGCACCCGGAGAAGGTCACCGAACTCGTGCTGCGCGGCATCTTCACGCTCCGCCCGATCGAGCTCGACTGGTTCTACGAGGGCGGCGCCGCGGCCATCTACCCCGACCTCTGGGAGGGCTTCATCGCCCCGGTGCCCGTCGCGGAGCGCGGCCGTCTCATCGAGGCCTACAGCCGCCTGCTGCACGACCCCGACCAGTCGGTGCGCGAACGAGCGGGCGTGGCCTGGTCCACCTGGGAGTCGTCCACCATCACCCTGCTGCAGCACCCCGAGACGATCGAACGGTTCACCGAACCGGCCTTCGCCGTGGCGTTCGCCCGCATTGAGAACCACTACTTCATGAACAAGGGCTGGTTCGAACCCGAACAGCTGATCCGCGACGCCGGCAAGCTGAAGGACATCCCCGGCGTCATCGTGCAGGGCCGCTATGACATGTGCACGCCGGCCTTCACGGCCTGGGCGCTCCATCAGGCCTGGCCGGAGGCCGACTTCCAGATGATTCCGGATGCGGGCCACTCGTTCGAGGAGCCGGGCATCCGCGCCGCCTTGCTGGACGCCACCGACCGTTTCGCCGGGTAG
- a CDS encoding polysaccharide biosynthesis C-terminal domain-containing protein yields MSIAMIGNAFPPLVAVFSGPILAQALGVAGRGEVAAATAPLALVVTLATFGVPEAVTWTIARSPQLARNAARRGLLLLLAAGLVAMAAVFASAQWLSGGSPAVGQLVLVASLAIVPNLLVGVFRGVAAATQSWRLVATERILTSALRLVVLIPFWLTGTLTPLIATLTVAVMPVAGAFVYLGKMRSLPPAAAEIPRFARTSGLLGYGVRVWVGSLSGMLLSRIDQVLMTPLAGTYQLGLYVVAVSVSELPLIINQAVRDVTFVTDAADSVDERLSSSARISTFLCSLAAVLLGVSMLWWLPFLFGEGFRDAVPVAAVLLCAVVVGTPGSIGGSGLSARGRPGLRSLSLTIACLLNIALLVLLAPLWGAMGAALATLAGNLLSSNLNLVFLARVFGINPLRFYGLRQNDLATLGRYARRGADRLSRRPR; encoded by the coding sequence ATGTCGATTGCCATGATCGGCAACGCATTCCCGCCCCTCGTCGCCGTGTTCTCCGGACCGATCCTCGCGCAGGCCCTTGGCGTCGCCGGACGCGGCGAGGTCGCCGCCGCCACGGCGCCCCTCGCCCTGGTGGTGACCCTGGCCACGTTCGGGGTGCCTGAGGCCGTGACCTGGACCATCGCCCGATCGCCGCAGCTGGCACGCAACGCTGCGCGCCGCGGACTGTTGCTGCTCTTGGCGGCGGGCCTCGTCGCCATGGCCGCCGTCTTCGCAAGCGCTCAGTGGCTCAGCGGTGGATCGCCGGCCGTGGGCCAGTTGGTCCTCGTGGCTTCCCTCGCCATCGTGCCCAACCTCCTGGTCGGGGTGTTTCGTGGTGTGGCCGCCGCGACCCAGAGCTGGCGGCTGGTGGCCACCGAACGCATCCTCACCTCTGCCTTGCGCCTGGTCGTCCTGATCCCGTTCTGGCTGACCGGCACCCTGACTCCCCTCATCGCCACACTCACCGTTGCCGTGATGCCGGTGGCCGGCGCCTTCGTGTATCTGGGCAAGATGCGCAGTCTGCCGCCCGCCGCGGCAGAAATCCCCCGGTTCGCCCGCACGAGCGGGCTCCTGGGCTATGGCGTGCGGGTCTGGGTGGGGTCGTTGTCCGGCATGCTGCTCTCCAGGATCGACCAGGTGCTGATGACCCCTTTGGCCGGCACCTACCAGTTGGGGCTCTACGTGGTGGCGGTCAGTGTGAGTGAGCTGCCGTTGATCATCAACCAGGCCGTGCGCGATGTGACCTTCGTCACCGATGCCGCCGATTCGGTGGACGAACGGCTCAGTTCATCCGCCCGGATCTCGACGTTCCTGTGCTCTCTGGCAGCCGTGCTGCTCGGAGTGAGCATGCTCTGGTGGCTGCCCTTCCTGTTCGGTGAGGGTTTCCGGGACGCCGTGCCCGTCGCCGCGGTGCTCCTCTGCGCTGTGGTGGTGGGAACTCCGGGGTCTATCGGCGGCTCGGGGCTGAGCGCACGGGGCAGACCGGGCCTGCGCAGCCTCAGTCTCACGATCGCCTGCCTGCTCAACATCGCGCTGCTCGTGCTGTTGGCGCCGCTGTGGGGCGCCATGGGCGCAGCGCTCGCGACCCTGGCGGGCAACCTGCTGTCGAGCAACCTCAACCTGGTGTTCCTCGCCCGGGTTTTCGGCATCAACCCGCTGCGGTTCTACGGGTTGCGACAGAACGACCTTGCCACGCTGGGCAGGTACGCCCGACGCGGGGCCGACAGGCTTTCCCGTCGACCCCGCTGA
- a CDS encoding acyltransferase family protein translates to MTGPQPPQRIGWIDTGRGLAILLVALYHSVNWLGSAGFDLGYWREVNEALSSLRMPLFFALAGIFAPKWLATPWTALWNSKLRLYVWVFLVWEVIGSLVFLVGTGMQGQGFGVRQSLLALLVSPVAPRFELWFIWALTLFFVVAKVTRVAPAAWQLLAAGLLSFVALSGWATANVGWTGSVRYYFFFLAGIYLRPVILRLGTVAVPLAAGIVVAWAGFSVGVALLDLRAVPGVYFTNCLLGVAAGIGLSRALTGIGRLAVLGRTTLPIYLAHTPIIILLSFVLSAPLVNPAVATVAVAVPPALAAVAVALALALHRATAQTPLRHLYQPPAGVLTVGRPATDASGTLRSGPDLV, encoded by the coding sequence GTGACCGGGCCTCAGCCCCCGCAACGGATCGGGTGGATAGACACCGGGCGCGGCCTGGCAATCCTGTTGGTGGCGCTCTACCACTCGGTGAACTGGCTGGGCAGTGCGGGGTTCGACCTCGGCTATTGGAGGGAGGTCAACGAGGCGCTCTCGTCCCTGCGCATGCCCCTGTTCTTCGCTCTGGCCGGGATATTCGCACCCAAATGGCTGGCCACGCCTTGGACGGCCCTGTGGAACTCCAAGCTGCGATTGTACGTGTGGGTGTTCCTGGTCTGGGAGGTGATCGGTTCCCTCGTGTTCCTGGTCGGCACCGGGATGCAAGGTCAGGGCTTCGGAGTGCGTCAGAGCCTTCTCGCCCTGCTCGTCTCGCCCGTCGCGCCACGTTTCGAGCTCTGGTTCATCTGGGCGCTCACACTCTTCTTCGTGGTCGCGAAGGTGACGAGAGTCGCTCCGGCCGCGTGGCAGTTGCTTGCAGCCGGTCTGCTCTCCTTCGTGGCGCTCAGCGGCTGGGCAACCGCGAACGTGGGCTGGACCGGCTCTGTGCGGTACTACTTCTTCTTCCTCGCCGGCATCTACCTGCGCCCGGTGATTCTCCGACTGGGTACCGTCGCCGTCCCGCTGGCGGCGGGAATCGTCGTCGCCTGGGCCGGGTTCTCGGTGGGCGTCGCCCTGCTCGACTTGCGGGCCGTACCGGGGGTCTACTTCACCAACTGCCTGCTCGGTGTCGCCGCGGGCATCGGTCTCAGCCGGGCACTGACCGGAATCGGGCGGCTCGCCGTGCTCGGCCGCACCACCCTGCCGATCTACCTGGCGCACACGCCGATCATCATTCTGCTGTCGTTCGTCCTCTCGGCCCCGCTGGTCAACCCGGCCGTCGCGACAGTGGCCGTCGCGGTGCCGCCGGCCCTGGCCGCCGTCGCGGTGGCGTTGGCGCTGGCGCTGCACCGGGCGACGGCTCAGACGCCCCTGCGCCACCTGTACCAACCACCCGCCGGGGTGCTCACAGTCGGCCGACCGGCCACGGATGCGTCAGGGACCCTCCGGTCAGGCCCTGATCTCGTCTGA
- a CDS encoding adenylyltransferase/cytidyltransferase family protein, producing MSTDRPAPATPRTALRTGYAAGGFDLFHVGHLNILRQAKTACDYLIAGVVSDEMLLLTKGALPVVPLAERLEIVRHITFVDEAVAETVPDKIDTWRTLGFDVFFKGDDWRGTPRGLDLERQFAAVGVDVVYFPYTMHTSSTALRRALEALSPGSPSSGPAVPGSGRSDEIRA from the coding sequence ATGAGCACCGATCGACCTGCGCCAGCAACACCCCGCACCGCGCTCAGGACCGGCTATGCCGCCGGCGGATTCGACCTGTTCCATGTGGGCCACCTCAACATCCTCCGGCAAGCGAAGACCGCCTGTGATTACCTGATCGCGGGGGTAGTTTCGGATGAGATGCTGCTCCTGACGAAGGGCGCCCTCCCGGTGGTGCCCCTCGCAGAGCGTCTCGAAATCGTTCGGCACATCACGTTCGTCGATGAGGCCGTCGCCGAAACCGTGCCGGACAAGATCGACACTTGGCGCACGCTCGGGTTCGATGTCTTCTTCAAGGGCGACGACTGGCGCGGTACTCCGCGCGGGTTGGACCTCGAACGCCAGTTTGCTGCAGTGGGGGTTGACGTCGTGTATTTCCCGTACACGATGCACACCTCGAGCACCGCCCTGCGCCGAGCACTGGAAGCGCTTTCTCCCGGTTCTCCCTCGTCGGGGCCCGCCGTTCCCGGCTCCGGCCGGTCAGACGAGATCAGGGCCTGA